One genomic region from Sulfuriflexus mobilis encodes:
- the trpD gene encoding anthranilate phosphoribosyltransferase, with translation MDMQTAIRSVLDRKDLSRKEMTQVMRLIMTGEATPAQIGGFLVGLRMKGETVDEITAAASVMRELATGVKVEGEHVVDIVGTGGDGANTFNISTASTFVVAAAGGTVAKHGNRSVSSKSGSADLLEVAGVNLELNAGQVARCINEIGVGFMFAPKHHSAMKHAIGPRKEMGVRTIFNVLGPLTNPAGAPNQLLGVFSEELVEPLAEVLKALGSNHVLVVHSEDGMDEISIAAPTRVAELKNGAITTYTISPAQFGIATGKLEELAVDGAEESLAIVRQVLDNTPGAARDIVVLNAGAAIYAADLVDSLEAGVKKAQEVIASGAAREKLEALVSLSKSLS, from the coding sequence ATGGACATGCAGACTGCGATTCGCAGCGTACTCGACAGAAAAGACCTGTCACGGAAAGAGATGACCCAGGTCATGCGTCTGATCATGACCGGCGAGGCGACCCCGGCACAGATCGGTGGTTTTCTGGTGGGTCTGCGGATGAAGGGCGAGACGGTTGACGAGATTACCGCCGCCGCCAGCGTCATGCGCGAACTGGCTACGGGTGTGAAAGTAGAGGGCGAGCATGTCGTCGATATCGTCGGCACCGGTGGTGATGGTGCGAATACCTTTAATATCTCCACGGCCAGTACCTTTGTTGTTGCTGCTGCCGGTGGCACGGTCGCCAAGCACGGTAACCGTTCGGTATCGAGCAAGTCCGGCAGTGCCGACCTGCTGGAGGTCGCCGGTGTAAACCTCGAGCTGAATGCCGGGCAGGTCGCACGGTGCATTAATGAGATCGGCGTCGGCTTCATGTTCGCGCCCAAGCACCACAGTGCGATGAAACACGCCATTGGGCCGCGCAAGGAAATGGGGGTACGCACCATCTTTAACGTGCTCGGCCCGCTGACCAATCCGGCCGGCGCGCCGAACCAGTTACTCGGCGTGTTTAGTGAAGAGTTGGTTGAGCCACTGGCGGAAGTTTTAAAAGCATTGGGTAGCAATCACGTATTGGTCGTGCACTCCGAAGATGGCATGGACGAGATCAGCATCGCCGCGCCGACCAGGGTCGCCGAGTTGAAAAACGGAGCGATCACGACCTACACGATCTCACCGGCGCAGTTTGGCATCGCCACCGGCAAACTCGAAGAGCTGGCGGTGGACGGCGCCGAGGAAAGCCTCGCCATCGTCAGGCAGGTACTCGATAACACGCCCGGTGCCGCGCGTGATATCGTCGTGCTGAATGCCGGTGCCGCCATTTATGCCGCCGACCTGGTCGATTCGCTCGAGGCCGGTGTGAAAAAGGCGCAAGAGGTCATTGCCAGTGGCGCGGCCCGTGAAAAACTCGAGGCATTAGTGAGCCTTTCCAAGTCTTTATCATGA
- the trpC gene encoding indole-3-glycerol phosphate synthase TrpC, with protein sequence MNDTPDILKKIIARKHEEIAERSAKVSIKELKQRIAVASPPRGFVSAIKAKLAKGQAAVIAEIKKASPSKGVLREDFQPAQIAASYARGGAACLSVLTDADYFQGHEDYLQQAREACDLPVIRKDFIIDPYQVYEARAINADCILLIVAALDDERMHELSALAHELGMDVLVEVHDAEELQRALKLNIPLLGINNRNLRTFETSLNTTLELLDSIPDDRIVVTESGIHTAEDVARMRENQVNTFLVGETFMRAVEPGEKLAELFQ encoded by the coding sequence ATGAACGATACCCCCGACATCCTGAAAAAAATCATCGCCCGCAAGCATGAAGAAATCGCCGAGCGTAGTGCAAAGGTTTCTATTAAAGAACTGAAGCAACGCATTGCCGTCGCCTCGCCACCACGCGGCTTTGTTAGCGCGATCAAAGCGAAACTCGCAAAAGGCCAGGCCGCGGTGATCGCCGAGATCAAAAAGGCCTCGCCGAGTAAGGGGGTATTGCGTGAGGATTTCCAGCCGGCACAGATCGCAGCCAGTTATGCCAGGGGCGGCGCGGCCTGCCTGTCTGTCCTCACCGATGCGGATTACTTTCAGGGCCATGAAGACTACCTGCAGCAAGCACGCGAGGCCTGCGACCTGCCGGTGATCAGAAAGGATTTTATTATTGACCCCTATCAGGTCTACGAGGCGCGGGCGATCAATGCCGACTGCATCCTGCTCATCGTCGCCGCGTTGGACGATGAACGCATGCACGAACTCTCAGCGCTGGCCCACGAGTTGGGTATGGATGTGCTTGTCGAAGTGCATGATGCCGAAGAATTACAGCGCGCACTGAAGTTGAATATCCCGCTGCTGGGCATTAACAACCGCAACCTGCGGACCTTTGAAACATCACTCAATACGACACTGGAACTACTCGACAGTATCCCTGATGATCGCATCGTCGTCACCGAGAGTGGTATTCACACGGCGGAAGATGTCGCACGCATGCGCGAGAACCAGGTCAATACCTTCCTGGTTGGTGAGACCTTCATGCGTGCCGTCGAGCCGGGCGAAAAACTCGCTGAGTTGTTTCAGTGA
- a CDS encoding anthranilate synthase component II yields the protein MLLMIDNYDSFTYNLVQYFGELGVDVQVQRNDQITIDEIEKLAPEYLVISPGPCTPNEAGVSVEAIKHFAGKLPILGVCLGHQSIGQAFGGKIVHANEIMHGKTSMVKHHDIGVFKGLANPLEATRYHSLVIEKDSLPACLEVTAWTEKANGEIDEIMGVRHKDMAIEGVQFHPESILTQHGHDMLRNFLEQNKKQ from the coding sequence ATGTTACTAATGATCGACAACTACGACTCCTTTACCTACAACCTCGTGCAGTACTTTGGTGAATTGGGTGTGGATGTACAGGTGCAGCGTAACGACCAGATCACGATCGATGAGATTGAAAAACTCGCGCCGGAATACCTGGTGATCTCACCGGGGCCCTGTACACCGAACGAGGCCGGTGTCTCGGTCGAGGCGATCAAGCACTTTGCCGGCAAGCTGCCGATCCTGGGCGTTTGCCTGGGACACCAGAGTATCGGCCAGGCCTTTGGTGGCAAGATCGTGCATGCCAACGAAATCATGCACGGCAAGACCTCGATGGTGAAACACCATGACATTGGTGTTTTCAAAGGGCTTGCCAATCCGCTCGAGGCGACCCGTTACCATTCGCTGGTGATCGAAAAAGACAGTCTGCCAGCGTGCCTTGAGGTCACCGCCTGGACCGAAAAGGCCAATGGTGAGATTGACGAGATCATGGGTGTGCGGCATAAAGACATGGCCATCGAGGGCGTGCAGTTCCATCCCGAATCGATCCTGACCCAGCATGGCCATGATATGTTGCGTAATTTTCTCGAGCAAAATAAAAAACAGTAA